A single window of Flavobacterium aestivum DNA harbors:
- a CDS encoding type II toxin-antitoxin system RatA family toxin, translating to MKATKFTESILILEKPESVFDYTQNYNKRLNWDTFLKKADLIEGAIKAEKGVKAYCVAKNGMGMVTEYVTYNRPKVTAIKMTKGPFIFKSFLGSWTFNEIPNDKTEVVFLYSFSLRFPFNLFTKFAKNNLQTNVKQRLIDLKKNIENKSTKR from the coding sequence ATGAAAGCCACAAAATTTACAGAATCTATATTAATTCTCGAAAAACCAGAGTCTGTTTTCGATTATACTCAAAACTATAATAAACGGTTAAATTGGGATACATTTTTAAAAAAAGCAGACTTAATTGAAGGAGCTATCAAAGCAGAAAAAGGAGTTAAAGCATACTGTGTTGCTAAAAACGGAATGGGTATGGTAACCGAATATGTGACTTACAACCGACCAAAAGTCACTGCTATAAAAATGACCAAAGGACCTTTTATATTCAAATCCTTTTTAGGTTCATGGACATTTAATGAAATACCTAATGATAAAACAGAAGTAGTTTTTCTATATTCATTTTCGCTAAGATTTCCGTTTAACCTATTTACAAAATTTGCAAAGAATAATTTACAAACTAATGTAAAACAACGGTTAATAGATCTTAAAAAAAATATTGAGAATAAAAGCACAAAGAGATAA
- a CDS encoding NIPSNAP family protein, whose product MVTEIRTYKLKKGLSEDFQKIFIEVGLPMLKRWKVNVVDYGLSLVDNESFYVIRGYDSVEQRKKSQEEFYGSDEWINGPNDSVMNCIETYNTVVIENEKLSITRLSSDLE is encoded by the coding sequence ATGGTAACAGAAATTCGAACATACAAATTAAAAAAAGGGTTAAGTGAAGACTTTCAAAAAATATTTATAGAAGTAGGCTTGCCAATGTTAAAACGGTGGAAAGTAAATGTGGTAGATTATGGCCTGTCATTAGTCGATAATGAAAGTTTTTATGTTATAAGAGGTTATGATAGTGTTGAACAACGTAAAAAAAGTCAAGAGGAGTTCTACGGTAGTGATGAATGGATCAACGGACCAAATGATTCCGTAATGAATTGTATTGAGACCTATAATACGGTAGTAATAGAAAATGAAAAACTATCGATAACTAGATTATCGAGCGATTTAGAATAA
- a CDS encoding GNAT family N-acetyltransferase yields MKNNWIHHPVILKGNEVELIPLESAHLDSLFLAASNKEIWELTSVDYSVKEIFYPNFNSALNERENGSVYPFVIIHKSSNTIIGTTRLLEICPNDKKIEIGVTWIMKEFWGTTVNLESKLLLLDYCFKTLEANRVQFRAKDNNLRSRRAIEKIGGVFEGILRKDKIEPNGVPRNTAFYSILNNEWEKAKESIEEQIAVKV; encoded by the coding sequence ATGAAAAACAATTGGATTCATCATCCTGTAATTTTAAAAGGCAATGAAGTAGAATTGATTCCTTTGGAGTCAGCACATTTAGATAGTTTGTTTCTTGCGGCATCTAATAAAGAAATCTGGGAACTAACATCTGTAGATTATTCTGTTAAGGAAATTTTTTATCCAAATTTCAATAGTGCTTTGAATGAAAGAGAGAACGGGAGCGTTTATCCTTTTGTAATAATTCACAAAAGTTCTAATACAATTATAGGAACTACAAGATTACTTGAAATATGTCCCAATGACAAGAAAATAGAAATAGGGGTTACCTGGATTATGAAAGAGTTTTGGGGAACAACCGTAAACTTAGAAAGCAAATTGTTATTACTAGACTATTGTTTTAAAACTTTAGAAGCGAATAGAGTTCAGTTTAGGGCAAAAGATAATAATCTGCGATCAAGAAGAGCAATAGAAAAGATTGGCGGAGTGTTTGAAGGAATTTTGAGAAAAGATAAAATCGAACCTAATGGAGTACCAAGAAACACGGCTTTTTACAGTATTTTGAATAATGAATGGGAAAAAGCAAAGGAGAGTATTGAGGAACAAATAGCTGTGAAAGTTTAA
- a CDS encoding AI-2E family transporter yields MNQNNSNFNSFNFEKIADTIIRLGVLFLLIGWCYDILKPFVLIIVWAIVIAVAMSPIYESIVKIFRGKKIFAIIFMALLLISILVIPSILVTQSLYEEINNFTTSYQSNGHLIPPPGESTKNWPTITKPILEIWQTASVDVSKVIIKYSDQLKVVGEWLLLALAGIGKGILQFIISIIIAMGLLLYSESLTSVSKNIFIKLIGKNGEHYAFITVATIRNVVKGFLGVALIQSLMVGVGFFLAGVPFAGIFTIICLILATIQVGIGPIAIPVVIYMFSVTDTTTATILAIWIGITLVSDNILKPIFLGRGNPPAPMLVIFLGAIGGFIYNGFIGLFLGAVILTLGYKFFLSWIEMIEPEKVEE; encoded by the coding sequence ATGAATCAAAACAACTCAAATTTCAACAGTTTTAATTTCGAAAAAATAGCAGACACCATTATACGCCTTGGAGTACTATTTTTGTTAATCGGTTGGTGTTATGACATCCTGAAACCCTTTGTTTTAATCATTGTATGGGCTATTGTTATTGCCGTGGCTATGAGTCCCATATACGAATCGATAGTTAAAATATTTAGAGGCAAAAAGATTTTTGCCATTATTTTTATGGCTTTACTATTAATCAGCATTTTAGTAATTCCCAGCATATTGGTAACCCAATCCTTATATGAAGAGATCAATAACTTTACCACTTCCTACCAATCAAACGGGCACCTGATTCCACCACCGGGAGAAAGCACCAAGAACTGGCCCACTATCACGAAACCCATACTAGAGATTTGGCAAACTGCCTCAGTAGACGTTTCTAAGGTCATAATTAAATATTCTGACCAGTTAAAAGTAGTTGGCGAATGGTTATTACTTGCCTTGGCAGGAATAGGAAAAGGCATCTTACAATTCATCATATCCATTATCATTGCTATGGGATTATTATTGTATTCTGAATCCTTAACATCGGTTTCTAAAAATATCTTCATCAAATTAATAGGTAAAAATGGCGAACACTACGCTTTTATCACCGTTGCCACCATTCGCAATGTTGTAAAAGGATTTTTGGGAGTAGCCTTAATTCAATCATTAATGGTTGGAGTAGGATTCTTTTTAGCAGGCGTACCTTTTGCTGGAATTTTTACTATTATCTGTCTTATCCTTGCTACCATACAAGTAGGTATTGGTCCTATTGCCATTCCTGTTGTTATCTATATGTTTTCGGTTACCGATACTACTACAGCTACTATTCTTGCCATTTGGATAGGTATCACCTTGGTTTCTGATAATATCCTGAAACCAATCTTTTTGGGAAGAGGGAATCCACCTGCTCCAATGCTCGTAATATTTCTTGGCGCCATTGGAGGTTTCATATACAACGGATTCATTGGCTTATTCCTAGGTGCTGTTATCCTGACCTTGGGCTATAAATTTTTCCTTTCCTGGATAGAAATGATTGAACCCGAAAAAGTAGAAGAATAG
- a CDS encoding DUF5995 family protein, with the protein MKQANTIEEVIQFLDEIIETSKQEQSAIGLFTALYREVTYKIRDGIANGLFQDGPRMEKLDVIFANRYLDAYYQYQKNEKPSGCWEFSFQKTEIFWPIVVQHLLLGINAHVNLDLGIASARVSTVENIETLKSDFDQINTILSDLVANVEKALTKIWPAMTIVLKVLGKIDNIVIDFSMKTARDGAWKFANEFVALPEHQREATIQERDVKITEVARLISNPGYFVSSAFKFIRLFERGTVSKKIIYLEEIE; encoded by the coding sequence ATGAAACAAGCCAACACCATAGAGGAAGTCATTCAGTTTTTGGATGAAATAATAGAAACATCAAAACAAGAACAAAGTGCCATAGGTTTATTTACCGCATTGTATCGAGAAGTAACTTATAAGATAAGAGATGGAATCGCCAATGGTTTGTTTCAAGATGGACCAAGAATGGAAAAACTGGATGTTATTTTTGCTAATCGGTATTTAGACGCCTATTATCAATACCAAAAAAACGAAAAACCTTCCGGGTGTTGGGAATTCTCTTTTCAAAAAACCGAAATCTTTTGGCCTATCGTTGTGCAACATCTATTACTCGGAATCAACGCTCACGTAAATCTAGATCTGGGAATAGCCTCTGCCCGTGTTAGTACTGTAGAAAACATTGAAACCTTAAAATCAGACTTCGATCAAATCAATACCATTCTTAGTGATCTCGTGGCTAACGTAGAAAAAGCCTTAACTAAAATTTGGCCTGCTATGACTATTGTTTTAAAAGTATTGGGTAAAATTGACAATATCGTTATTGACTTTAGCATGAAAACTGCAAGAGATGGCGCTTGGAAATTTGCTAATGAGTTTGTGGCTCTTCCGGAACATCAAAGAGAAGCCACCATACAGGAGAGAGATGTCAAAATCACTGAAGTAGCCCGATTAATTTCAAATCCTGGATATTTTGTTAGTAGTGCTTTCAAATTCATACGTTTATTTGAAAGAGGAACCGTTTCTAAAAAAATAATTTATTTAGAGGAAATTGAATAA
- the glgA gene encoding glycogen synthase, with protein sequence MKIALYSNEFPPNIYGGAGVHIDFLSQELAKLTQVEVKCFGDQNEDKGSMHIEGINSCLNKSDDPENEHIKMFHNLSRNVEMAQATPDADIIHCHTWYTHLAGVFSRELLQVPLILTAHSLETHRPWKYEQLGNGYFMSRWLEANAYKTADGVIAVSEQMKKDVIEAYGVDPNKVTVIHNGIDSEFYKPTFDDNILAEYGIDPNIPFVLFVGRITRQKGISLLVEAAQHFNRNCQIVLCAGAPDTDEIAVETAMLINQLKAKRDGVILIAEMLPREKVKVLYSHARVFACPSLYEPFGIINLEAMACGTPVVGSHVGGIPEIVVEGETGFLIPFESFSRTDLNPTDPRSFEKAFAAKVNILLDNEKLATTMGKAGRVRVLKQFNWESIARITFCYYQEVIARFQKEQV encoded by the coding sequence ATGAAAATAGCGCTTTATTCTAATGAATTTCCGCCTAATATTTATGGTGGAGCTGGAGTTCATATTGATTTTTTAAGTCAAGAATTGGCTAAACTAACTCAAGTTGAAGTTAAGTGTTTTGGTGACCAAAATGAAGACAAGGGATCCATGCATATTGAAGGAATTAATTCTTGTTTGAATAAGAGTGATGATCCCGAAAACGAGCACATTAAGATGTTTCATAATTTAAGTAGAAATGTCGAGATGGCACAAGCGACTCCAGATGCAGATATTATTCATTGCCATACTTGGTATACGCATTTGGCGGGAGTCTTTAGCAGAGAATTATTGCAAGTACCGTTGATATTGACAGCGCATAGTTTAGAAACACATCGCCCTTGGAAATATGAACAATTAGGGAATGGCTATTTTATGTCCAGATGGCTTGAAGCCAATGCCTATAAAACTGCGGATGGTGTGATAGCGGTAAGCGAACAAATGAAAAAAGATGTCATTGAAGCCTATGGAGTAGATCCCAATAAAGTTACTGTAATCCATAACGGAATTGATTCTGAGTTTTACAAACCAACTTTTGATGATAATATATTGGCAGAATACGGGATTGATCCAAATATTCCGTTTGTGCTTTTTGTAGGTCGAATTACACGTCAAAAAGGAATTTCGTTATTAGTAGAAGCAGCTCAACATTTTAATAGAAATTGTCAAATTGTACTTTGTGCCGGTGCTCCCGATACTGATGAAATTGCTGTTGAAACTGCAATGCTTATTAATCAGCTTAAGGCGAAAAGAGATGGGGTGATTTTAATTGCAGAAATGCTGCCTCGTGAAAAAGTCAAAGTGTTATATAGTCATGCCAGAGTTTTTGCTTGTCCCTCGTTGTATGAACCTTTTGGAATTATCAATCTAGAAGCTATGGCATGCGGAACACCAGTAGTGGGAAGTCATGTGGGCGGAATTCCTGAAATAGTGGTAGAAGGAGAAACAGGATTTTTGATTCCGTTTGAAAGTTTTTCGAGGACAGATCTTAATCCAACTGACCCGAGAAGTTTTGAGAAAGCATTTGCTGCGAAAGTGAATATATTGCTGGATAATGAAAAATTAGCAACAACTATGGGTAAAGCGGGGCGAGTTCGTGTTTTAAAACAATTTAACTGGGAATCTATAGCTAGAATAACGTTTTGCTATTATCAGGAAGTAATTGCCAGATTTCAAAAAGAACAGGTTTAA
- a CDS encoding YdeI/OmpD-associated family protein — protein sequence MKQHNTITFEAKIEIIGINPFVFVPDKILKSIFEQAGKDKGHIPIRGTINNHPYKQTLVKYSGEWRLYINTTMLKNSPKRIGEIISITVSFDPESRAIEMSDDFATALKANQEANLVFEQLSTSLQQEIIRYLSRLKTKETLDKNITRAINFLTGKERFIGREKP from the coding sequence ATGAAACAACACAATACAATAACATTTGAAGCAAAAATTGAAATTATCGGGATAAACCCGTTCGTTTTTGTTCCCGATAAAATCCTCAAAAGCATTTTTGAGCAAGCAGGTAAGGACAAAGGCCACATTCCTATAAGAGGTACTATTAACAACCACCCATATAAACAAACTCTGGTGAAGTACAGTGGTGAATGGCGGCTATACATAAATACTACCATGCTAAAAAATTCCCCAAAACGAATTGGGGAAATCATTTCAATTACCGTTTCATTTGATCCTGAAAGCAGAGCAATTGAAATGTCTGATGATTTTGCAACAGCACTAAAAGCTAATCAAGAAGCAAATTTGGTCTTTGAACAATTATCCACTTCTCTACAACAGGAAATTATACGGTATTTATCAAGACTAAAAACCAAAGAAACCCTCGATAAAAACATCACAAGAGCCATAAACTTCCTGACTGGTAAAGAAAGATTTATAGGTAGAGAAAAGCCTTAA
- a CDS encoding TonB-dependent receptor: MKKPIFFLLVNFFISITLFAQQEQQDSIAPKTLNEVIVIGKKTKLYQKQSKPLASIDEYLQQSAKVDMIKRGGYAWEPIINSMATERTLITIDGMRIFGACTDKMDPITSYVEVLNLAEATVVSGQQGGCHGATIGGAIDLKKNQSSFTNLGWKTDFNAGYETNGNQKIAGAVVNFVDKSFYIDTDFMFRKADNYFAGNNKEIEFSQFQKFNISASSGVKLDANKMLKASIIYDRATDVGYPALPMDVSLAEALITSLSYEYVPVASTIQSWETKLYYNTVTHVMDDTKRPNVPIHMDMPGRSDTYGMYSKAKGVFGKHNFTADVSSFYNRSIAEMTMYPNNPNENIMFMYTWPDVRTLYYGLFLEDNLVLNTNSSLLFTASIASHSNKVASQFGLESLQIFYPNMNATNNRILGSFSTHYNYSHSGFECGLGLGYGERAPSVSEGYGFYLFNSFDGYDYIGNPELKNEQSLESSMSFGYSKSKWSSKLSATVFYMPNYIVGTPDPSLIPMTIGANGVKIFTALDYATLFNMDLNLEYQILETLKWQGQMVYAYGKDCNNRNLPFISPFSYSSAFNYLKNRFSATLAVVGNATQSQFSPYYGENRTPDYAILNSFIGYSFYVKNNKWNVRLGVENIFDAYYSTFSSWNNIPSKGRNFVLNLNFGL, encoded by the coding sequence ATGAAAAAACCAATATTTTTCCTTTTGGTGAATTTCTTTATTTCAATAACTCTTTTTGCGCAACAAGAACAGCAGGACTCAATTGCTCCCAAAACATTGAATGAAGTTATTGTAATTGGAAAAAAAACAAAGCTATATCAAAAACAAAGCAAACCATTAGCATCTATTGATGAATACCTCCAGCAGTCTGCCAAAGTAGATATGATTAAAAGAGGAGGTTATGCTTGGGAACCGATAATCAATAGTATGGCGACTGAAAGAACACTTATCACTATAGATGGGATGCGAATCTTTGGAGCTTGTACAGACAAAATGGATCCTATAACTTCATATGTAGAAGTTTTAAATCTGGCTGAGGCCACAGTGGTTTCGGGACAACAAGGAGGTTGTCATGGCGCTACAATTGGTGGTGCTATTGATTTGAAAAAGAATCAAAGCAGTTTCACGAATTTAGGATGGAAAACTGATTTTAATGCTGGTTATGAAACCAATGGGAATCAAAAAATTGCAGGGGCCGTTGTCAATTTTGTAGACAAATCATTTTATATCGACACTGATTTTATGTTTCGAAAAGCGGATAACTATTTTGCGGGAAATAACAAAGAAATAGAATTTTCCCAATTTCAAAAGTTTAATATTTCGGCTTCATCAGGAGTTAAGTTAGATGCGAATAAAATGCTAAAGGCATCAATTATTTATGATAGAGCAACAGATGTGGGATATCCCGCTTTGCCTATGGATGTTTCTTTGGCAGAAGCATTGATAACTTCTCTGAGTTATGAATATGTTCCTGTTGCAAGCACTATTCAATCTTGGGAAACCAAGTTGTATTACAATACGGTTACACACGTTATGGATGATACTAAGCGTCCTAATGTGCCAATTCATATGGATATGCCGGGTCGGAGTGATACATATGGAATGTATTCTAAAGCAAAAGGTGTTTTTGGCAAACATAATTTTACTGCAGATGTGAGTTCATTCTACAATCGTTCTATTGCCGAAATGACAATGTATCCTAATAATCCAAACGAAAACATAATGTTTATGTACACTTGGCCAGACGTTAGGACTTTGTATTACGGATTGTTTCTGGAAGATAACCTAGTATTGAATACGAATTCTAGTTTACTCTTTACCGCAAGTATTGCCAGTCATAGTAATAAAGTTGCTAGTCAGTTTGGATTAGAAAGTTTACAGATTTTTTATCCTAACATGAATGCTACTAATAATAGAATTCTAGGTAGTTTTTCAACCCATTATAACTATAGTCACAGCGGTTTTGAATGCGGTTTGGGATTAGGATATGGAGAACGGGCACCATCCGTTTCTGAGGGTTATGGATTTTACTTATTCAATAGTTTTGATGGATACGATTATATAGGAAATCCAGAACTGAAAAACGAACAATCCTTAGAATCGAGTATGTCTTTTGGCTATTCAAAAAGTAAATGGAGTTCGAAACTATCGGCAACAGTTTTTTATATGCCCAATTATATAGTAGGCACACCAGACCCTAGTTTAATCCCGATGACCATTGGAGCCAATGGAGTCAAAATATTCACAGCTCTAGATTATGCGACTCTGTTTAATATGGATTTGAATTTGGAATATCAAATTTTAGAAACCTTAAAATGGCAAGGGCAGATGGTGTATGCCTATGGAAAGGATTGCAATAATAGGAATTTGCCTTTTATAAGTCCGTTTAGTTATTCGAGCGCTTTTAATTATTTAAAAAATCGATTTTCGGCAACCCTAGCGGTTGTTGGAAATGCTACTCAATCGCAATTCAGTCCGTACTATGGTGAAAATAGAACACCAGATTATGCTATTCTAAACAGTTTTATAGGTTATTCTTTTTATGTGAAAAACAACAAATGGAATGTTAGGTTAGGAGTTGAGAATATTTTTGATGCTTACTATTCAACTTTTTCAAGTTGGAATAACATTCCGAGCAAAGGAAGAAATTTTGTTTTGAATTTAAATTTTGGATTGTAA